The following proteins are encoded in a genomic region of Pseudomonas sp. Os17:
- the cysD gene encoding sulfate adenylyltransferase subunit CysD codes for MVDKLTHLKQLEAESIHIIREVAAEFDNPVMLYSIGKDSAVMLHLARKAFFPGKLPFPVMHVDTQWKFQEMYKFRDRMVEELGLDLITHVNPDGVAQGINPFTHGSAKHTDIMKTEGLKQALDKYGFDAAFGGARRDEEKSRAKERVYSFRDSKHRWDPKNQRPELWNVYNGKVNKGESIRVFPLSNWTELDIWQYIYLEGIPIVPLYFAAEREVIEKNGTLIMIDDERILEHLSDEEKARIVKKKVRFRTLGCYPLTGAVESEAESLTDIIQEMLLTRTSERQGRVIDHDGAGSMEDKKRQGYF; via the coding sequence ATGGTCGACAAACTGACGCATCTGAAACAGCTGGAGGCGGAAAGCATCCACATCATCCGCGAGGTGGCCGCCGAGTTCGACAACCCGGTGATGCTGTACTCCATCGGTAAAGACTCCGCCGTGATGTTGCATCTGGCCCGCAAGGCGTTCTTCCCCGGCAAGCTGCCGTTCCCGGTGATGCACGTCGATACCCAGTGGAAATTCCAGGAAATGTACAAGTTCCGCGACCGCATGGTCGAAGAACTGGGCCTGGACCTGATCACCCACGTCAACCCGGATGGCGTGGCCCAGGGCATCAATCCGTTCACCCACGGCAGTGCCAAGCACACCGACATCATGAAGACCGAGGGCCTCAAGCAGGCCCTGGACAAATACGGTTTCGACGCCGCGTTCGGCGGTGCCCGCCGCGATGAAGAGAAGTCCCGCGCCAAGGAGCGCGTCTACTCGTTCCGCGACAGCAAGCACCGCTGGGACCCGAAGAACCAGCGTCCCGAGCTGTGGAACGTCTACAACGGCAAGGTCAACAAGGGCGAGTCGATCCGCGTGTTCCCGCTGTCCAACTGGACCGAGCTGGACATCTGGCAGTACATCTACCTGGAAGGCATCCCGATCGTGCCGCTGTACTTCGCCGCCGAGCGTGAAGTGATCGAGAAGAACGGCACCCTGATCATGATCGATGACGAGCGCATCCTCGAGCATCTGTCCGATGAAGAGAAAGCCCGCATCGTCAAGAAGAAAGTGCGTTTCCGTACCCTTGGCTGCTACCCGTTGACGGGCGCGGTGGAGTCCGAGGCCGAGAGCCTGACGGACATCATCCAGGAAATGCTCCTGACGCGAACTTCCGAGCGCCAGGGCCGGGTCATCGACCACGATGGCGCCGGCTCGATGGAAGACAAGAAACGTCAAGGTTATTTCTAA
- a CDS encoding DUF3565 domain-containing protein, with amino-acid sequence METALLAAISMGRDLLHKNEERRSLAKQSLESERNPDQRNGKSRPTIRGFHQDEDGHWVVELSCGHTQHLRHQPPWQSRAWVLDPQRRAEKIGKPFDCGWCAQPPGSDNLSA; translated from the coding sequence ATGGAGACAGCCTTATTGGCGGCGATCAGCATGGGGCGGGACCTTTTGCATAAGAATGAAGAGCGTCGAAGTTTAGCGAAGCAATCGCTCGAAAGCGAACGGAACCCGGACCAACGGAACGGGAAAAGCCGGCCGACAATTCGTGGATTTCATCAGGATGAAGACGGCCACTGGGTGGTGGAGCTGTCCTGCGGCCATACCCAGCACCTGCGCCACCAGCCCCCCTGGCAATCCCGGGCCTGGGTCCTGGACCCACAGCGGCGGGCAGAAAAAATAGGCAAGCCCTTTGACTGTGGCTGGTGTGCTCAGCCCCCGGGAAGCGATAACCTTAGCGCCTGA
- a CDS encoding Nif3-like dinuclear metal center hexameric protein: MAVALSTLVEEADRYLGSSRIADYCPNGLQVEGRPQVMRIVSGVTASQALLDAAVEAKADLVLVHHGYFWKGENPCITGMKQRRLKTLLKHDISLLAYHLPLDLHPEVGNNVQLARQLDITVEGPLDPENPKVVGLVGSLGEPMTARDFARRVQEAMGREPLLIEGSEMIRRVGWCTGGGQGYIDQAVQAGVDLYLSGEASEQTFHSARENDISFIAAGHHATERYGVQALGDYLARRFALEHLFIDCPNPI; this comes from the coding sequence ATGGCCGTTGCCCTGAGCACATTGGTGGAAGAAGCGGACCGTTATCTGGGCAGTTCACGCATTGCCGACTACTGCCCCAATGGCCTGCAGGTCGAAGGGCGCCCGCAGGTGATGCGTATCGTCAGTGGCGTGACCGCCAGCCAGGCCTTGCTGGACGCCGCCGTGGAGGCCAAGGCCGATCTGGTGCTGGTGCATCACGGCTACTTCTGGAAAGGCGAGAACCCCTGCATCACCGGCATGAAGCAGCGTAGGTTGAAAACCCTGCTCAAGCACGACATCAGCCTGTTGGCCTATCACCTGCCCCTGGACCTGCACCCCGAGGTGGGCAACAACGTGCAGTTGGCCCGGCAGTTGGATATCACCGTGGAAGGCCCATTGGACCCGGAGAACCCCAAGGTCGTCGGTCTGGTCGGTTCCCTGGGCGAACCCATGACGGCGCGGGACTTTGCCCGGCGGGTGCAGGAAGCGATGGGCCGTGAACCGCTGCTGATCGAAGGCAGCGAAATGATCCGCCGGGTCGGCTGGTGCACCGGGGGTGGCCAGGGCTACATCGATCAGGCGGTGCAGGCCGGCGTCGACCTGTACCTGAGCGGCGAGGCCTCGGAGCAGACCTTCCACAGTGCCCGGGAAAACGACATCAGCTTCATCGCCGCCGGCCACCACGCCACCGAGCGTTACGGCGTCCAGGCCCTGGGCGACTATCTGGCCCGGCGCTTTGCCCTGGAGCACCTGTTCATCGACTGCCCCAACCCGATCTAA
- a CDS encoding FKBP-type peptidyl-prolyl cis-trans isomerase yields MLIAANKAVSIDYTLTNDAGEVIDSSAGGAPLVYLQGAGNIIPGLEKALEGKQVGDELNVSVEPEDAYGEYAAELVSTLSRSMFEGVDELEVGMQFHASAPDGQMQIVTIRDLDGDDVTVDGNHPLAGQRLNFQVKIVAIRDASQEEIAHGHVHGEGGHHH; encoded by the coding sequence ATGCTGATCGCCGCCAATAAGGCTGTCTCCATCGACTATACCCTCACCAATGACGCTGGTGAGGTCATCGACAGCTCTGCCGGCGGCGCCCCGCTGGTTTACCTGCAAGGCGCAGGTAACATCATTCCTGGTCTGGAAAAGGCTCTGGAAGGCAAGCAAGTCGGTGACGAGCTGAACGTTTCCGTAGAACCTGAAGATGCCTACGGCGAATACGCTGCCGAACTGGTCAGCACCCTGAGCCGCAGCATGTTCGAAGGTGTCGACGAGCTGGAAGTGGGCATGCAGTTCCACGCATCCGCTCCGGACGGCCAGATGCAGATCGTGACCATCCGTGACCTGGACGGCGACGACGTGACCGTCGACGGCAACCACCCGCTGGCCGGTCAGCGCCTGAACTTCCAGGTCAAGATCGTTGCCATCCGTGATGCCAGCCAGGAAGAAATCGCTCATGGCCACGTCCATGGCGAAGGTGGCCATCACCACTGA
- a CDS encoding acyltransferase: MLEFLPAVVRGIIASILLALNTILLCSFLFCVAICKALPFALTQRLTHWLMNHTHEAWISNNKAWMQLVCRTRWHVQDLQGLDYQHSYLVTSNHQSWVDIMVLQYVFNRRIRPLKFFLKQELIWVPVIGLAWWALGFPFMKRYSKAYLEKHPEKKGKDLETTRKTCAKFRNNPVGIFNFVEGTRFTDAKHAQQQSPFRYLLKPKAGGIAFVLDAMGEQLQSIIDVTLHYPAGRPGFWDLLCGRVKDVVVRFEEVRIPPQFIGKNYEQDTAYRQEFQGWINQQWLAKDALLEVLHREYPAKP, translated from the coding sequence ATGCTGGAATTTCTACCTGCCGTCGTGCGCGGGATCATTGCCTCGATCCTGCTGGCGCTGAACACCATCCTGCTGTGCTCGTTCCTGTTCTGCGTGGCGATCTGCAAGGCCCTGCCCTTCGCCCTCACCCAGCGCTTGACTCACTGGCTGATGAACCACACCCACGAAGCCTGGATCAGCAACAACAAGGCCTGGATGCAGCTGGTGTGCCGCACCCGCTGGCATGTGCAGGACCTGCAAGGCCTGGATTACCAGCACTCCTACCTGGTCACCAGCAACCACCAGAGCTGGGTCGACATCATGGTCCTGCAGTACGTGTTCAACCGGCGCATTCGCCCGTTGAAGTTCTTCCTCAAGCAGGAGTTGATCTGGGTGCCGGTGATTGGCCTCGCCTGGTGGGCTCTGGGCTTCCCGTTCATGAAGCGCTACTCCAAGGCCTACCTGGAAAAGCATCCGGAGAAGAAAGGCAAGGACCTGGAAACCACCCGCAAGACCTGCGCGAAGTTTCGCAACAACCCGGTGGGCATCTTCAACTTCGTCGAAGGCACGCGCTTTACCGACGCCAAGCACGCCCAGCAGCAATCACCGTTTCGCTACCTGCTCAAGCCCAAGGCCGGTGGTATCGCCTTTGTGTTGGACGCCATGGGCGAGCAACTGCAATCGATCATCGATGTGACCCTGCACTACCCCGCTGGCCGGCCCGGTTTCTGGGACCTGTTGTGCGGCAGGGTCAAGGATGTGGTGGTGCGCTTTGAAGAGGTACGGATTCCGCCGCAGTTCATTGGCAAGAACTACGAACAGGACACGGCCTATCGCCAGGAATTCCAGGGCTGGATCAACCAGCAGTGGCTGGCCAAGGATGCGCTGCTGGAAGTGCTGCATCGAGAGTATCCGGCAAAACCCTGA
- a CDS encoding TonB-dependent siderophore receptor, whose amino-acid sequence MTSRKILPLAGLALGLLADPLLAEEPQTLELETTRISTEYESATGPVKGYRATRSASATKTDTAIRDIPQSVSVIPASVLKDLGSHNVERALEFAGGVAKQNNFGGLTLYEYSVRGFTTSEFYKDGFSANRGYPSTPDAANIERIEVLKGPAASLYGRGDPGGTVNIVTKKPQPEAFTTLQTSAGSWDRYRTALDLNTPLDAEGDLLSRVNLAVEDNHSFRDHVDSRRVFVAPSFSWQLNPDTNLLVESEFVRHSSTFDRGIVAPNNRWSGVSRSTFLGEPSDGNIDNHNTMLQAALEHHLNDSWKLRLASHYKEGKLWGFASETRPLNADQHTVNRRYRERDNNWHDSITQLELRGLFDIGSWQHELLIGSEYENYRKNERVTTLAGGAYAVDIYDPIYGQAKPNGKRSGTDFFEHVESQALNLQDQIIFTDRLRGMLGARLEHFEQRIDDHTNGKRSRQSHDALTQRAGLLYQLTPQVGLFANASTSFKPNNGLDAAGKTFKPEEGVGYEVGIKSELFDERLSATLAAFRIDKENVLALDPGSDFSRAVGKARSQGLDMQVSGQLTDAVRVIGAYALIDAEVTKGDQTIPTGSRILGVAKHSGSLLGVYEFQDGRFKGSDVGAALTYVGDRSGEAGGSFELPAYRTLDLLAHYKASDNLTLGLNLNNLFDEKYYERSYSNYWVTPGEPRNFTVSLTLNL is encoded by the coding sequence ATGACCTCCCGAAAAATCCTCCCCCTGGCCGGTCTGGCACTCGGCCTGCTGGCCGACCCCCTGCTCGCCGAAGAACCGCAAACCCTGGAGCTGGAAACCACCCGCATCAGCACCGAGTACGAGTCCGCCACCGGTCCGGTCAAGGGCTACCGGGCCACCCGCTCGGCCAGTGCCACCAAGACCGATACGGCAATCCGCGATATCCCGCAGTCCGTCAGCGTGATCCCCGCCAGCGTGCTCAAGGACCTGGGCAGCCACAATGTCGAACGCGCCCTGGAGTTTGCCGGCGGAGTCGCCAAGCAGAACAACTTCGGCGGTCTGACCCTGTATGAATACAGCGTGCGCGGCTTCACCACCTCGGAATTCTACAAGGACGGCTTCAGCGCCAACCGCGGTTACCCCAGCACCCCGGACGCCGCCAACATCGAGCGCATCGAAGTGCTCAAGGGCCCGGCCGCCAGCCTCTATGGCCGTGGCGACCCCGGCGGCACGGTGAACATCGTGACCAAGAAACCCCAGCCCGAAGCCTTCACCACCCTGCAGACCAGTGCCGGCAGCTGGGACCGCTACCGCACCGCCCTGGACCTCAACACCCCGCTGGATGCCGAGGGCGACCTGCTGTCCCGGGTCAACCTGGCGGTGGAGGACAACCACAGCTTTCGCGACCACGTCGACAGTCGCCGGGTGTTCGTCGCCCCCTCCTTCAGCTGGCAGTTGAACCCGGACACCAACCTGCTGGTGGAAAGCGAATTCGTGCGCCACAGCTCGACCTTCGACCGCGGCATCGTCGCCCCCAACAACCGCTGGAGCGGCGTCTCGCGCTCGACCTTCCTCGGCGAACCCAGCGACGGCAACATCGACAACCACAACACCATGCTCCAGGCCGCCCTGGAACATCACCTCAACGACAGCTGGAAGCTGCGCCTGGCCAGCCACTACAAGGAAGGCAAGTTGTGGGGCTTCGCCTCGGAAACCCGCCCGTTGAATGCCGACCAGCACACCGTCAACCGGCGCTATCGCGAGCGCGACAACAACTGGCACGACAGCATCACCCAGCTGGAACTGCGCGGCCTGTTCGACATCGGCAGTTGGCAGCACGAACTGCTGATCGGCAGCGAATACGAGAACTACCGCAAGAACGAGCGGGTCACCACCCTCGCCGGCGGCGCCTACGCTGTCGACATCTACGACCCGATCTACGGCCAGGCCAAGCCCAACGGCAAACGTTCCGGCACGGACTTTTTCGAGCATGTCGAAAGCCAGGCCCTCAACCTGCAGGACCAGATTATCTTCACCGATCGCCTGCGAGGCATGCTCGGTGCCCGCCTTGAACACTTCGAACAACGGATCGACGACCACACCAACGGCAAGCGCAGCCGCCAGAGCCACGACGCCCTGACCCAGCGTGCCGGCCTGCTCTATCAACTGACGCCGCAAGTGGGCCTGTTCGCCAACGCCTCCACCTCGTTCAAGCCCAACAACGGGCTGGATGCGGCCGGCAAGACCTTCAAGCCCGAGGAAGGGGTCGGTTATGAAGTGGGGATCAAGAGCGAGCTGTTCGACGAGCGTCTGAGCGCCACCCTCGCCGCCTTCCGCATCGACAAGGAAAACGTCCTGGCCCTGGACCCCGGCAGCGACTTCAGCCGAGCCGTGGGCAAGGCCCGCAGTCAGGGCTTGGACATGCAAGTGAGCGGCCAGTTGACTGACGCGGTGCGGGTGATTGGTGCTTATGCGCTGATCGATGCCGAAGTGACCAAGGGCGACCAGACGATCCCGACCGGCAGTCGCATACTCGGCGTGGCCAAGCACAGTGGCAGCTTGCTGGGCGTCTATGAGTTCCAGGACGGACGATTCAAAGGCTCGGACGTCGGCGCCGCCCTGACCTACGTCGGCGATCGCTCCGGCGAGGCCGGCGGCAGCTTCGAGCTGCCGGCCTATCGCACCCTGGACCTGCTGGCCCATTACAAGGCCAGCGACAACCTGACCCTGGGCCTGAACCTGAACAACCTGTTCGACGAGAAGTACTACGAGCGCTCCTACAGCAACTACTGGGT
- the algW gene encoding Do family serine endopeptidase AlgW encodes MLKALRFFGWPLLAGVLIALLIIQRYPQWVGLPSLDVNLQQAPQTTSTRQGPVSYADAVLIAAPAVVNLYTTKVINKPAHPLFEDPQFRRFFGDNLPKQQRMESSLGSGVIMSPEGYLLTNNHVTSGAEQIVVALKDGRETLARVIGSDPETDLAVLKIDLKNLPSITVGRSENVRVGDVALAIGNPFGVGQTVTMGIISATGRNQLGLNNYEDFIQTDAAINPGNSGGALVDANGNLTGINTAIFSKSGGSQGIGFAIPIKLAMEVMKSIIEHGQVIRGWLGIEVQPLTQELAESFGLAGRPGIVVAGIFRDGPAQKAGMQLGDVILSIDGEPAGDGRRSMNQVARIKPMEKVAILVMRNGKELKLTAEIGLRPPPAPVKEED; translated from the coding sequence ATGCTCAAGGCTCTGCGTTTTTTTGGCTGGCCGCTTCTGGCCGGCGTGCTCATCGCGTTGCTGATTATTCAGCGCTACCCCCAGTGGGTCGGCCTGCCCAGCCTGGACGTCAACCTGCAACAAGCGCCTCAAACCACCAGCACCCGGCAGGGACCGGTGTCCTATGCCGATGCGGTGCTGATTGCCGCGCCTGCGGTGGTCAACCTGTACACCACCAAGGTCATCAACAAACCGGCCCACCCACTGTTTGAAGACCCGCAGTTCCGCCGCTTCTTCGGCGACAACCTGCCCAAGCAGCAGCGCATGGAGTCGAGCCTGGGTTCCGGGGTGATCATGAGCCCCGAAGGTTACCTGCTGACCAACAACCACGTGACCTCCGGCGCCGAACAGATCGTGGTGGCGCTCAAGGATGGGCGGGAAACCCTGGCCCGGGTCATCGGCAGCGATCCGGAAACCGATCTGGCGGTGCTCAAGATCGACCTGAAGAACCTGCCTTCGATCACCGTCGGCCGCTCGGAAAACGTCCGCGTCGGCGACGTCGCCCTGGCCATCGGCAACCCGTTCGGGGTCGGCCAGACCGTGACCATGGGCATCATCAGCGCCACCGGACGCAACCAGCTGGGCCTAAACAACTACGAAGATTTCATCCAGACCGACGCCGCGATCAACCCGGGCAACTCCGGCGGCGCCCTGGTGGACGCCAATGGCAACCTGACCGGGATCAACACCGCGATCTTCTCCAAGTCCGGCGGCTCCCAGGGCATCGGCTTCGCCATTCCGATCAAGCTGGCCATGGAAGTGATGAAGTCGATCATCGAACACGGCCAGGTCATCCGTGGCTGGCTGGGAATCGAAGTGCAACCGCTGACTCAGGAGCTGGCGGAGTCCTTCGGCCTGGCCGGACGTCCCGGGATCGTGGTGGCGGGGATCTTCCGCGATGGCCCGGCACAGAAAGCCGGCATGCAACTGGGTGACGTGATCCTCAGCATCGACGGCGAGCCGGCCGGCGACGGCCGCCGCTCGATGAATCAGGTGGCGCGCATCAAGCCGATGGAAAAAGTCGCCATCCTGGTGATGCGCAATGGCAAGGAACTCAAGCTGACGGCGGAAATCGGCCTGCGTCCGCCACCCGCACCGGTCAAGGAAGAAGACTAA
- the pta gene encoding phosphate acetyltransferase encodes MQTFFIAPTDFGVGLTSISLGLVRTLERAGLKVGFFKPIAQPHPGDTGPERSTELVARTHGLKPPQPLGLAHVERMLGDGQLDELLEEIITLYQQAAIGKDVLIVEGMVPTRSASYAARVNLHLAKSLDAEVILVSAPENEVLTELSGRVELQAQLFGGPRDPKVLGVILNKVRTDESMEAFSARLKEHSPLLRSGDFRLLGCIPFQPELNAPRTRDVAELMGAQVLNAGDYESRRMTKIIICARTMRNTVELLKPGVLVVTPGDRDDIILAVSLAAINGVPLAGLLLTSDTLPDPRIMELCRGALNAGLPVLSVSTGSYDTANQLNGLNKEIPIDDRERAEIITDFVASHLDANWLHQRCGTPREMRLSPAVFRYQLIQRAQQANKRIVLPEGSEPLTVQAAAICQARGIARCVLLAKPEEVHAVARAQGIELPEGLEILDPDLIRERYVEPMVALRKSKSLNAPMAEQQLEDPVVIGTVMLALDEVDGLVSGVIHSTANTIRPALQLIKTAPGCTLVSSVFFMLFPEQVLVYGDCVMNPHPSASELAEIALQSADSAAAFGITPRVAMISYSSGDSASGEEVEKVREATLLAHEAQRSLLIDGPLQYDAAANENVARQLAPNSQVAGKATVFVFPDLNTGNTTHKAVQRSADCVSLGPMLQGLRKPVNDLPRGAQVDDIVYTIALTAIQAANRPMDV; translated from the coding sequence ATGCAAACTTTTTTTATCGCGCCCACCGATTTTGGTGTGGGTCTGACCTCCATCAGCCTCGGGCTGGTGCGTACCCTGGAACGGGCCGGCCTCAAGGTCGGCTTTTTCAAACCCATTGCCCAGCCTCATCCGGGCGATACCGGTCCCGAGCGCTCCACCGAGCTGGTGGCCCGCACCCACGGTCTGAAACCGCCACAACCCCTGGGCCTGGCCCATGTCGAGCGGATGCTCGGCGACGGTCAGCTGGATGAGCTGCTGGAGGAAATCATCACCCTCTACCAGCAAGCCGCCATCGGCAAGGACGTGCTGATCGTCGAAGGCATGGTGCCGACCCGCAGCGCCAGCTACGCCGCCCGGGTCAACCTGCACCTGGCGAAAAGCCTGGATGCCGAGGTGATCCTGGTGTCCGCCCCGGAAAACGAAGTGCTCACCGAACTGTCCGGCCGGGTCGAGCTGCAGGCACAGTTGTTCGGCGGCCCGCGGGACCCGAAAGTGCTGGGTGTGATCCTCAACAAGGTGCGCACCGATGAAAGCATGGAGGCCTTCTCCGCACGCTTGAAGGAGCATTCGCCATTGCTGCGCAGCGGCGACTTCCGCCTGCTGGGGTGCATTCCCTTCCAGCCGGAACTCAACGCCCCACGCACCCGCGACGTAGCGGAGCTGATGGGAGCCCAGGTGCTCAACGCCGGCGACTACGAAAGCCGGCGCATGACCAAGATCATCATTTGCGCCCGCACCATGCGCAACACCGTGGAGCTGCTCAAGCCCGGCGTGCTGGTGGTGACGCCGGGGGACCGCGATGACATCATCCTCGCCGTGAGCCTGGCGGCGATCAACGGCGTGCCCCTGGCCGGCCTGCTGCTGACCAGCGACACCCTGCCCGACCCGCGGATCATGGAGCTGTGCCGTGGCGCCCTGAACGCCGGCCTGCCGGTGCTGTCGGTCAGCACCGGGTCCTACGACACCGCCAACCAGCTCAATGGCCTGAACAAGGAAATCCCCATCGATGACCGCGAGCGCGCGGAAATCATCACCGACTTCGTCGCCAGCCACCTGGACGCCAACTGGCTGCACCAGCGCTGCGGCACCCCGCGGGAAATGCGCCTGTCGCCGGCCGTGTTCCGCTACCAGTTGATCCAGCGAGCCCAGCAGGCCAACAAACGCATCGTCCTGCCCGAAGGCAGCGAGCCGCTGACCGTACAGGCCGCCGCCATCTGCCAGGCCCGTGGCATTGCCCGTTGTGTGCTGCTGGCCAAGCCGGAGGAAGTTCATGCGGTGGCCCGGGCCCAGGGCATCGAGTTGCCCGAAGGCCTGGAGATTCTCGACCCGGACCTGATCCGCGAGCGCTACGTGGAGCCCATGGTTGCCCTGCGCAAGAGCAAGAGCCTCAACGCGCCCATGGCCGAGCAGCAACTGGAAGACCCGGTGGTGATCGGCACCGTGATGCTGGCCCTGGATGAAGTGGACGGCCTGGTATCCGGGGTGATCCACTCCACCGCCAACACCATCCGTCCGGCCCTGCAACTGATCAAGACCGCCCCGGGCTGCACCCTGGTGTCTTCGGTGTTCTTCATGCTGTTCCCCGAGCAGGTGCTGGTCTACGGCGACTGCGTGATGAACCCGCACCCCAGCGCCAGCGAGCTGGCGGAAATCGCCTTGCAGAGCGCCGATTCGGCGGCGGCCTTCGGCATCACCCCACGGGTGGCAATGATCAGCTACTCCAGCGGCGATTCGGCCAGCGGCGAAGAAGTGGAGAAAGTCCGCGAGGCGACCCTGCTGGCCCACGAAGCCCAGCGCTCACTGCTGATCGACGGCCCGCTGCAATACGACGCCGCGGCCAACGAGAACGTCGCCCGACAACTGGCGCCCAACAGCCAGGTGGCGGGCAAAGCCACGGTGTTCGTGTTCCCAGACCTGAACACCGGCAACACCACCCACAAGGCCGTGCAGCGCAGCGCCGATTGCGTGAGCCTGGGCCCGATGCTGCAAGGCCTGCGCAAACCCGTGAACGACCTGCCCCGGGGCGCCCAGGTGGACGACATCGTCTACACCATCGCCCTGACCGCGATTCAAGCCGCCAACCGACCCATGGATGTCTAA
- the cysN gene encoding sulfate adenylyltransferase subunit CysN codes for MSHQSDLISEDILAYLGQHERKELLRFLTCGNVDDGKSTLIGRLLHDSKMIYEDHLEAITRDSKKVGTTGDDIDLALLVDGLQAEREQGITIDVAYRYFSTAKRKFIIADTPGHEQYTRNMATGASTCDLAIILVDARYGVQTQTRRHSFIASLLGIKHIVVAINKMDLKNFDEGVFESIKADYLKFAQGLKLQPTSLHFVPMSALKGDNVVNKSERSPWYTGQSLMEILETVEVAGDRNFTDLRFPVQYVNRPNLNFRGFAGTLASGIVHKGDEVVVLPSGKSSRVKSIVTFEGELEQAGPGQAVTLTMEDEIDISRGDLLVHADNVPPVTDSFEAMLVWMAEEPMLPGKKYDIKRATSYVPGSIASINHKVDVNTLEEGAASALQLNEIGKVKISLDAPIALDGYESNRTTGAFIVIDRLTNGTVGAGMIIAQPVAHGSATHHGKLAHVATEERAQRFGQQPATVLFSGLSGAGKSTLAYAVERKLFDMGRAVYVLDGQNLRHDLNKGLPQDRAGRTENWRRAAHVARQFNEAGLLTLAAFVAPSAEGREQAKDLIGKERLLTVYVQASPAVCAERDPQGLYAAGGDNIPGESFPYDVPLNADLVIDTQALSVEESVKQVLDLLRSRGAI; via the coding sequence ATGTCGCATCAATCTGATTTGATCAGCGAGGACATCCTCGCGTACCTGGGCCAGCACGAACGCAAAGAGCTGCTGCGCTTTCTCACCTGCGGCAACGTCGACGACGGCAAGAGCACCCTGATCGGGCGCCTGCTGCACGACTCGAAGATGATCTACGAAGACCATCTGGAAGCCATCACCCGGGATTCGAAGAAGGTCGGCACCACCGGTGACGACATCGACCTGGCGTTGCTGGTCGATGGCCTGCAGGCCGAGCGCGAGCAGGGCATCACCATCGATGTCGCCTATCGCTATTTCTCCACCGCCAAACGCAAGTTCATCATCGCCGACACCCCAGGCCATGAGCAGTACACCCGTAACATGGCCACCGGTGCTTCCACCTGTGACCTGGCGATCATCCTGGTGGATGCCCGCTACGGTGTGCAGACCCAGACCCGTCGTCACAGCTTCATCGCCTCGCTGCTGGGCATCAAGCACATCGTCGTCGCCATCAACAAGATGGACCTCAAGAACTTCGATGAAGGCGTGTTCGAGTCGATCAAGGCCGACTACCTGAAGTTTGCCCAGGGCCTGAAGTTGCAGCCCACCAGCCTGCACTTCGTGCCGATGTCGGCGCTCAAGGGCGACAACGTGGTGAACAAGAGCGAGCGTTCGCCCTGGTACACCGGGCAGTCGCTGATGGAAATCCTCGAAACCGTGGAAGTGGCCGGTGACCGCAACTTCACCGACCTGCGTTTCCCGGTGCAATACGTCAACCGTCCGAACCTGAACTTCCGTGGTTTTGCCGGCACCCTGGCCAGCGGCATCGTGCACAAGGGTGACGAAGTCGTGGTGCTGCCGTCGGGCAAGAGCAGCCGGGTCAAGTCCATCGTCACCTTCGAGGGCGAGCTGGAGCAGGCCGGTCCTGGCCAGGCCGTGACCCTGACCATGGAAGACGAGATCGACATCTCCCGCGGCGACCTGCTGGTGCATGCCGACAACGTGCCGCCGGTCACCGACAGCTTCGAAGCCATGCTGGTGTGGATGGCCGAAGAGCCGATGCTGCCGGGCAAGAAATACGACATCAAGCGTGCGACCAGCTACGTGCCGGGCTCGATCGCCAGCATCAACCACAAGGTGGATGTGAACACCCTGGAAGAGGGCGCGGCCAGCGCGCTGCAACTGAACGAGATCGGCAAGGTCAAGATCAGCCTCGATGCACCGATCGCCCTGGATGGCTACGAAAGCAACCGCACCACCGGCGCTTTCATCGTCATCGACCGCTTGACCAACGGCACCGTCGGCGCCGGCATGATCATCGCCCAGCCGGTGGCCCATGGCAGCGCCACCCACCATGGCAAGCTGGCTCATGTGGCCACCGAAGAGCGTGCCCAGCGCTTCGGCCAGCAACCGGCCACCGTGCTGTTCAGCGGCCTGTCGGGCGCCGGCAAGAGCACCCTGGCCTACGCCGTGGAGCGCAAGCTGTTCGATATGGGCCGTGCGGTGTACGTGCTCGATGGCCAGAACCTGCGGCACGACCTGAACAAGGGCCTGCCCCAGGACCGTGCCGGGCGGACCGAGAACTGGCGCCGTGCGGCCCACGTCGCCCGTCAGTTCAACGAAGCCGGCCTGCTGACCCTGGCCGCGTTCGTGGCACCGAGTGCCGAAGGGCGCGAGCAGGCCAAGGACCTGATCGGCAAGGAGCGTCTGCTGACGGTGTATGTCCAGGCATCGCCTGCGGTGTGCGCCGAGCGTGATCCGCAAGGCCTGTACGCGGCGGGTGGGGATAACATCCCGGGCGAATCCTTCCCTTACGACGTGCCGCTCAATGCCGATCTGGTGATCGACACCCAGGCGCTGTCGGTGGAAGAGAGCGTCAAGCAGGTGCTGGACCTGCTGCGCAGCCGCGGCGCGATCTAA